Proteins encoded by one window of Polaribacter haliotis:
- a CDS encoding carbohydrate-binding family 9-like protein: MKTYIVHKIDNKDIILSGKGNHSIWKKASSITDFSSPWDNNPIKKIEFKAVHNSEKIFFQFKVDDNHVYIHPAEDKNDSINNSDRVELFFRSDAFLNPYYCLEIDPLGRIMDFKAKPNKNFDFNWNWPSKDIEVKSEIEANYFIVEIAITLQSLKNLNLLKKGKLETGIYRAKYNQQKDKSFKPTWIPWIDPNTETPNFHTPTSFGILTLEN, from the coding sequence TTGAAAACATACATCGTACATAAAATTGATAACAAAGACATTATTCTTTCTGGAAAAGGTAATCATTCCATTTGGAAAAAAGCAAGTAGCATAACAGACTTTTCTTCTCCTTGGGATAATAATCCTATTAAAAAAATAGAATTTAAAGCAGTTCATAATTCAGAAAAAATATTTTTTCAATTTAAGGTTGATGACAATCACGTATATATTCATCCTGCAGAAGATAAAAATGATAGTATAAATAATTCAGACAGAGTAGAATTGTTTTTTAGAAGTGATGCTTTTCTAAATCCTTATTATTGTTTAGAGATAGATCCACTTGGAAGAATAATGGATTTTAAAGCAAAACCAAATAAAAATTTCGACTTTAATTGGAATTGGCCTTCAAAAGATATTGAAGTAAAATCAGAAATTGAAGCTAATTATTTTATAGTCGAAATTGCAATTACACTTCAATCTTTAAAAAATCTAAATCTTTTAAAGAAAGGAAAATTAGAAACAGGCATTTACAGAGCAAAGTACAATCAACAAAAAGACAAGTCATTTAAGCCAACTTGGATTCCTTGGATTGATCCCAATACAGAAACACCTAATTTTCACACACCAACCTCTTTCGGTATCTTAACCCTTGAAAATTAA
- the kbl gene encoding glycine C-acetyltransferase, which yields MYGKIKEQLSQELQEIKDAGLYKSERIITSSQDAVIKISTGEEVINFCANNYLGLSNNPEVIQAAKDTLDSHGFGMSSVRFICGTQDIHKKLEQKIADFYTTEDTILYAAAFDANGGVFEPLLTKEDAIISDSLNHASIIDGVRLCKSARYRYNNNDMHSLEEQLIEANKQNHRFKIIVTDGVFSMDGIVAKLDDICDLADKYDALVMVDECHATGFIGKTGRGTVELKNVMNRVDIVTGTLGKALGGAMGGYTTGKKEIIEILRQRSRPYLFSNSLAPAIVGASLKVFDLISNDTTLRDKLEWNTNYFRTEMEKAGFDLVGADAAIVPVMLYDAQLSQTMANKLLEEGIYVIGFFFPVVPKEKARIRVQLSAAHTQEHLDKAISAFKKVGIELGVI from the coding sequence ATGTACGGAAAAATAAAAGAGCAATTATCGCAAGAACTTCAAGAAATAAAAGATGCAGGTTTATACAAATCTGAAAGGATTATAACATCATCTCAAGATGCAGTTATAAAAATATCCACTGGAGAAGAAGTTATAAACTTTTGTGCGAATAATTATTTGGGCTTGTCTAACAATCCAGAAGTAATTCAGGCTGCAAAAGACACCTTAGATTCTCACGGATTTGGAATGTCTTCTGTTCGTTTTATTTGTGGTACACAAGATATCCATAAAAAGTTAGAACAAAAAATTGCAGATTTCTACACCACAGAAGATACTATTTTATACGCAGCAGCATTCGATGCAAATGGAGGCGTTTTTGAGCCTTTATTAACAAAAGAAGATGCAATTATTTCCGATAGTTTAAATCATGCTTCCATTATAGATGGCGTTCGTTTGTGTAAATCTGCCAGATATCGTTACAATAATAACGACATGCATTCTTTAGAAGAACAATTAATTGAAGCGAATAAACAAAATCACCGTTTTAAAATTATTGTTACAGATGGTGTTTTCTCCATGGATGGCATTGTTGCGAAATTAGATGATATTTGCGATTTAGCAGATAAATACGATGCTTTGGTTATGGTTGATGAATGCCATGCAACAGGTTTTATAGGAAAAACAGGAAGAGGAACTGTGGAGCTTAAAAACGTAATGAATAGAGTAGACATCGTTACAGGAACTTTAGGAAAAGCGCTTGGAGGAGCAATGGGTGGTTACACCACAGGAAAAAAAGAGATTATTGAGATTTTACGACAACGTTCTCGACCATATTTATTTTCAAATTCATTAGCGCCAGCAATTGTTGGAGCTTCTTTAAAAGTTTTCGATTTAATTTCTAATGATACCACTTTAAGAGATAAGCTAGAATGGAACACGAATTACTTTAGAACAGAAATGGAAAAAGCAGGTTTCGATTTGGTTGGAGCAGATGCAGCAATTGTACCAGTAATGTTGTATGATGCACAATTATCTCAAACAATGGCAAATAAGTTATTAGAAGAAGGTATTTATGTAATTGGATTTTTCTTTCCAGTAGTTCCAAAAGAAAAAGCAAGAATACGAGTACAGTTATCTGCAGCACATACACAAGAACATTTAGATAAAGCGATTTCGGCTTTTAAAAAAGTTGGTATAGAGTTAGGAGTAATTTAA
- a CDS encoding NAD-dependent epimerase/dehydratase family protein, producing the protein MIKILITGAGGQLGSVLTKELQQKFGEQNVIATDLFEKPNFIGHFEQLDATNYKAMEKIVTKNKITQIYHLAAILSAKGEENPLRTWDINMKSLFNVLEISRLNGVDKVFYPSSIAVFGDKIERENTPQNPNLTPTTVYGISKSSGENWGNYYFEKYGLDVRSLRYPGVIGYQSLPGGGTTDYAVDIYHKAVKKEKFSCFLEEDTILPMIFMEDAIRATLELMDAPKERISIRTSYNLAGMSFNPKEIFEAIKKIYPDFEISYKPDFRQKIASSWPQSINDTNARVDWGWKPVYNLNTMSKIMIQKLEEKYKLVTI; encoded by the coding sequence ATGATTAAAATTTTAATAACTGGTGCAGGAGGTCAGTTAGGATCTGTATTAACGAAAGAATTGCAACAAAAATTTGGCGAGCAAAATGTAATTGCCACAGATTTGTTTGAAAAACCAAATTTCATTGGACATTTCGAACAATTAGATGCTACAAATTACAAAGCGATGGAAAAAATCGTAACCAAAAATAAAATAACCCAAATTTACCATTTAGCAGCAATTTTATCTGCAAAAGGAGAAGAAAACCCGCTAAGAACTTGGGATATTAATATGAAATCTCTTTTTAATGTTTTAGAAATTTCTAGATTAAATGGAGTAGATAAAGTATTTTATCCAAGTTCAATAGCTGTATTTGGTGATAAAATAGAACGAGAAAACACACCACAAAATCCAAATTTAACACCAACTACCGTTTACGGAATTAGCAAAAGTTCTGGGGAGAATTGGGGGAATTATTATTTCGAAAAATATGGATTAGATGTAAGATCGTTAAGATATCCAGGAGTTATTGGTTACCAATCCTTGCCTGGAGGAGGTACTACAGATTATGCTGTAGATATTTATCACAAAGCAGTTAAAAAAGAAAAATTTAGCTGTTTTTTAGAAGAAGATACTATATTGCCTATGATTTTTATGGAAGACGCAATTAGAGCTACATTAGAATTAATGGATGCTCCAAAAGAAAGAATTTCTATAAGAACTTCTTATAATTTAGCAGGAATGAGTTTTAATCCAAAAGAAATTTTTGAAGCAATAAAAAAGATATACCCAGATTTTGAAATAAGTTATAAGCCAGATTTTAGACAAAAAATAGCAAGTTCTTGGCCACAAAGTATTAACGATACAAATGCAAGAGTAGATTGGGGCTGGAAACCAGTTTACAATTTAAATACGATGTCTAAAATTATGATTCAAAAATTAGAAGAAAAGTATAAATTAGTAACAATTTAA
- a CDS encoding T9SS type A sorting domain-containing protein, which translates to MKKITIKKAFAILAFLFIGSITFAQIQPAGKWSPEGDLNILKVTGDADNGDGVSDGALNFNGVGTVVGQGGVFTFDGTMQEGKNYTINSALYNANGSFVKVRVSLHNKTDNTELAVYIDAGTQMNNGDIESVVFSYTAVSTDAGDVLELRFIRNDDGNPARDFRVDNVNLNGDTVGARTIVYSEDFRFASTARGFEAKIITDGGHTAPANILNRVNDIPDLADSNNLFDPSIDREANRIPNGTVRNQKTISTRGDNGTTNFAVDAYAVFTTLDLTSSNTEINPSDDFVYASFWTQRRFAQGDIATITARVSTDYAGDASTATWTTVPLHSGKFGNSTNDDQTFVKGIVDLSAYTSSSTVTFAIRYQGSTSAYSSSNRNGTFYISDLQFIAQETPIINVWNGASAVLTAESNWNTKAAPVTTTNNYVFPSGLANYPTITGTLVANNITIEDGASLVTNGATITSNITYKRQLTTPTPTGNPVIDNLEGWHLVSSPVLNQALNDTFISGNSIASGSLTRKGVATYTENGNIWDYFENTETATFAKGQGYSIKRSSTGNVSFNGNLHLADVETATLTRATDGFQLVGNPFPAYISSKSFLDNNAILSANKMIWIWNDSSNSYDSYVSTTNFIIAPGQAFFVQVNPAESGTLTFAENNQQHNGSDTFQRSSKTAIKLIVDNGTTNRYAKINYDDNATKSFDSGSDGEVFGGVPNSFELYTQLLKSNQEKKYQIQSLPNSDLESMIIPIGIKTTAREITFSAEASNLPSDLKVFLEDRINSTFTRLDEANTVYKVTLSKALNGTGRFFLHTAQKALSVNDNAILENVRIYKSGLSTLKIVGLQEGKSTIKLFNIIGKKVMQSSFDYNGTQEIALPKLAKGIYIVQLTSKAGKLNKKIILE; encoded by the coding sequence ATGAAAAAAATTACAATTAAAAAAGCATTTGCAATACTTGCTTTTCTTTTTATTGGAAGTATAACATTTGCACAAATACAACCTGCAGGGAAATGGTCTCCAGAAGGAGATTTAAATATACTTAAAGTTACTGGTGATGCAGACAATGGAGATGGAGTTAGTGATGGCGCATTAAACTTTAATGGTGTGGGTACAGTTGTAGGACAAGGAGGTGTTTTTACTTTTGATGGCACTATGCAAGAAGGTAAAAATTATACTATTAATAGTGCATTGTATAATGCAAACGGATCCTTTGTTAAGGTAAGAGTTTCTTTACACAACAAAACTGATAATACAGAACTGGCAGTTTATATTGATGCAGGTACTCAAATGAATAACGGCGATATTGAGTCTGTTGTATTTAGTTATACAGCTGTTTCAACTGACGCTGGAGATGTTTTAGAATTACGTTTTATAAGAAATGATGATGGCAATCCTGCTCGTGATTTTAGAGTAGATAATGTAAATTTAAATGGAGATACTGTAGGAGCAAGAACTATCGTTTATTCAGAAGATTTTAGATTTGCATCTACTGCTAGAGGTTTTGAAGCAAAAATAATTACAGATGGAGGACATACTGCTCCTGCAAATATATTAAACAGAGTTAATGATATACCAGATTTAGCAGATAGCAATAACCTTTTTGATCCTTCTATTGATAGAGAAGCAAATAGAATTCCAAACGGAACTGTTAGAAATCAAAAAACTATTTCAACAAGAGGAGATAATGGCACAACTAATTTTGCAGTAGATGCTTATGCAGTTTTTACAACATTAGACTTAACGAGTTCAAATACAGAAATTAACCCAAGTGATGATTTTGTCTACGCAAGTTTCTGGACACAAAGAAGATTTGCACAAGGAGATATTGCCACAATAACTGCTAGAGTTTCTACAGATTATGCAGGTGATGCAAGTACAGCAACTTGGACTACAGTTCCTTTACATTCTGGAAAATTTGGTAATTCTACAAACGATGATCAAACTTTTGTAAAAGGTATTGTAGATTTAAGTGCTTACACTAGCAGTTCAACTGTAACCTTTGCAATTCGTTATCAGGGTAGTACAAGCGCATATTCAAGTTCAAATAGAAATGGTACTTTTTACATTTCTGATTTACAATTTATAGCCCAAGAAACACCAATTATAAATGTTTGGAATGGTGCAAGTGCAGTTTTAACTGCAGAATCAAACTGGAATACAAAAGCGGCTCCAGTAACAACAACAAATAATTATGTTTTTCCTTCTGGATTAGCAAATTACCCAACAATAACTGGAACATTAGTAGCGAATAATATTACTATTGAAGATGGAGCAAGTTTGGTAACAAATGGAGCAACAATAACATCTAATATAACTTACAAAAGACAATTAACTACACCAACTCCTACAGGAAATCCTGTTATAGATAATTTAGAAGGATGGCATTTAGTTTCTTCTCCAGTCTTAAATCAAGCTTTAAATGATACTTTTATATCAGGAAACTCAATAGCAAGCGGCTCACTTACAAGAAAAGGAGTTGCAACATATACCGAAAATGGAAATATTTGGGATTATTTTGAAAACACAGAAACTGCAACCTTTGCTAAAGGACAAGGATATTCTATAAAAAGAAGCTCAACAGGAAATGTTTCTTTTAATGGTAATTTACACCTTGCAGATGTAGAAACAGCAACTTTAACAAGAGCCACAGATGGTTTTCAATTAGTGGGAAATCCTTTTCCAGCATATATTAGTAGCAAATCATTTTTAGATAATAATGCCATTTTATCTGCTAATAAAATGATTTGGATTTGGAATGATAGTTCTAATTCTTACGATTCTTATGTTTCTACTACAAATTTTATAATTGCACCAGGACAAGCATTTTTTGTGCAAGTTAATCCTGCTGAAAGTGGTACCTTAACTTTTGCTGAAAATAACCAACAACATAATGGATCAGATACTTTTCAAAGAAGTTCTAAAACAGCAATTAAATTGATAGTTGATAACGGAACTACAAATAGGTATGCCAAAATTAATTATGATGATAATGCTACAAAAAGTTTTGATAGTGGTTCTGATGGTGAAGTTTTTGGGGGTGTACCAAACTCATTTGAATTGTACACTCAATTATTAAAAAGTAATCAAGAAAAAAAATATCAAATACAATCTTTACCAAATTCAGATTTAGAATCTATGATAATACCTATTGGTATAAAAACAACAGCTAGAGAAATTACTTTTTCTGCTGAAGCTTCAAACTTACCATCAGATTTAAAAGTATTTTTAGAAGATAGAATTAATAGTACCTTTACACGTTTAGATGAAGCAAATACAGTTTATAAAGTAACATTATCAAAAGCTTTAAATGGTACTGGTAGATTCTTCTTACATACTGCACAAAAAGCTTTAAGCGTAAATGATAATGCTATATTAGAAAATGTAAGAATTTATAAATCTGGTTTATCTACCCTAAAAATCGTTGGTTTACAAGAAGGAAAATCAACTATAAAATTATTTAATATTATTGGAAAAAAAGTAATGCAATCTTCTTTTGATTATAATGGAACTCAAGAAATCGCTTTACCTAAATTAGCAAAAGGAATTTATATCGTTCAATTGACTTCTAAAGCTGGAAAGTTGAATAAAAAAATAATTTTAGAATAA
- a CDS encoding sulfatase family protein produces the protein MKSTIKFIFVLCFFLSCKDKSSEEKIAKSKIKKPNIVFIYTDDLGYGDVSAYGATEIKTPAIDKLASEGILFKNAYATAATCTPSRYSLLTGNYAWRKKGTGVAKGDESLLIDTKRTTLPGVLQKAGYLTGIVGKWHLGLGDENGPNWNGKISPGPLEIGFDYSYLIPATGDRVPCVFVENHHIVNLDPKDPITVNYTEKVGDWPTGKENPELLRMKTSQGHNNTIVNGISRIGYMTGGKTALWDDETIPMELVDKSKKFINSNKNQPFFLLLSTHDIHVPRIANKMFQGKSGLGPRGDVILQLDWTVNEIVKTLKEQNLLDNTIIVFSSDNGPVVDDGYQDQARELLGNHKPTAGLRGGKYSAYNGGTKIPLIIRWPNGKGKGTVSNALVSQVDFLSSFAALTGIEKVKNDVIDSKNTLDVLLGDNKIGRTAIVQESFMGPVSYLEGDWKYIEPLDGPKLVPWGPIIETGFQTEPQLYHLKEDINEQNNLASKYPEKVKDLREKLFNIKKNGFKNQHEVNLN, from the coding sequence ATGAAATCGACAATTAAATTTATTTTTGTTTTGTGCTTTTTTTTAAGTTGCAAAGACAAATCATCAGAAGAAAAAATTGCTAAAAGTAAAATCAAAAAACCAAATATTGTTTTCATTTATACAGACGATTTAGGTTATGGAGATGTAAGTGCTTATGGTGCAACAGAAATTAAAACTCCTGCAATAGATAAATTGGCATCTGAAGGTATTTTATTTAAAAACGCCTATGCAACTGCTGCAACTTGCACACCTTCCAGATATTCTTTGTTAACTGGAAACTATGCTTGGCGAAAAAAAGGAACTGGAGTTGCTAAAGGCGATGAGTCGCTTTTAATAGATACAAAAAGAACAACTTTACCTGGAGTTTTACAAAAAGCGGGTTATCTAACAGGAATTGTTGGAAAATGGCATTTAGGTTTAGGAGACGAAAATGGCCCAAATTGGAACGGAAAAATCAGTCCAGGTCCATTAGAAATTGGGTTTGATTATTCGTATTTAATTCCTGCAACTGGAGACAGAGTTCCTTGTGTTTTTGTTGAAAATCATCATATTGTAAATTTAGATCCAAAAGACCCTATAACCGTAAATTATACAGAAAAAGTTGGAGATTGGCCAACAGGAAAAGAAAATCCGGAGTTGTTAAGAATGAAAACCTCGCAAGGTCATAACAACACAATTGTAAACGGAATTAGTAGAATTGGTTACATGACTGGTGGAAAAACTGCTTTGTGGGATGATGAAACGATACCAATGGAATTGGTAGATAAATCTAAAAAATTCATCAATTCTAATAAAAATCAACCTTTTTTCTTATTGCTATCAACACACGATATTCACGTACCAAGAATTGCTAATAAAATGTTTCAAGGTAAAAGTGGTTTAGGCCCAAGAGGAGATGTTATTTTACAGTTAGATTGGACAGTAAATGAAATTGTAAAAACGTTGAAAGAACAAAATTTATTAGACAATACAATTATCGTTTTTTCGAGTGATAATGGCCCAGTTGTAGATGATGGTTATCAAGATCAAGCAAGAGAATTATTAGGAAACCACAAACCAACAGCTGGTTTACGAGGTGGAAAATATAGTGCTTACAATGGAGGAACTAAAATTCCATTAATTATTCGTTGGCCAAATGGAAAAGGAAAAGGCACAGTTTCTAATGCGTTGGTTAGTCAGGTTGATTTTTTAAGTTCTTTTGCTGCTTTAACAGGAATAGAAAAAGTTAAAAATGATGTAATTGATAGTAAAAATACACTAGATGTTCTTTTAGGTGATAATAAAATTGGAAGAACTGCAATTGTACAAGAAAGTTTTATGGGACCAGTTTCTTATTTAGAAGGAGATTGGAAATATATAGAACCTTTAGATGGTCCAAAATTAGTTCCTTGGGGTCCAATTATAGAAACTGGTTTTCAAACGGAACCTCAATTATATCATTTAAAAGAAGATATAAATGAGCAAAATAATTTAGCATCAAAATATCCAGAAAAAGTAAAAGATTTAAGAGAAAAACTGTTTAATATAAAGAAAAACGGTTTTAAGAATCAGCATGAGGTTAATTTGAATTAA
- a CDS encoding chondroitinase family polysaccharide lyase, whose amino-acid sequence MNTSKKTYFSSILIILIGFFGYAQHNKPAIESFEDEAVLNEYKTTNSTISTSEDHFKFGDKSLKWTWTNVASVTTSNFKFLTLDESPLAYGDHFPASPTLQMDIYNEIPQNETITISYQKNGQKEVWFDIALTFKGWRTIWVPFYEMKGNTPKKGAIIDYDSFKITTNSKSGTLYFDDIIFSQYQDDRHQYPDEIVPFIKDGQDLAKDHWMPLISNYNRIKNVKEKPISVATRIDLKKFEQKIDADLVIPKKYRIYINSLKEDFNKLNLKDNGEIITGPPLTFQRKQSFYDKIQQGKNEFNDVGELGKILKKLANFHKRGNAEETATIEEMFLTGTKYFLDQGWQAGSNGGTRHHVGYNVREITDAFFIMRRFLYEKGLLKEVASSLHWLFNLGMVLDDESKFHVNIDYLNTQAYYHLKLIFMFEKQETQARMLSAYSKYMSIILAQQKEEWGFKIDGTAWHHNGHYPAYGIGAFQNVPKVINTLARTRFRVRTEGHENFRKAFLASRIYSQKYNWGFGNAGRHPLENNGINSLKEEFLLMANAGDPTGKTKIDKEVAAAYLRLWGKEDVLNSTLFTQINGINEENLTGFYTFPYGATAVKRQNDWAAIIKGYSKYVWASEIYVASNRYGRYPANGTIQLLNKKGEKGSGFKQEGWDWNRYPAATVIYLPFEELEPKMPLIMFRSAETFAGTTTLGENGIFGMILNESKGSNADGNEVNVGFPGKLKAKKSVFSFGNKLICIGTDISSIDAKNPTQTNLFQTFLKDEKDLIYIPSDEIKNFPFKGEIPKNNEQKNWIIDNYGNGYHILSNDAVQFKKEKQKSYHNKYSINTGKMNPKGKGAKETEGNYASAWINHGLAPKNANYQYVIYPFNNEGEIKNFDQKVKNDNSYTILKADGIAHIVKDEKTNTTGYVVFEADKNVENGILKSVSKPALIMARKDSTNKTTLSVVQPDLNFQQIRSNRYINFSRPVKFMITLHGKWSAPISENVLSVDNSSDTTIISLELKDGLSHEVVLIKLKS is encoded by the coding sequence ATGAATACATCAAAAAAAACATATTTTTCTTCCATATTAATTATTTTAATTGGCTTCTTTGGTTATGCACAACACAACAAACCTGCAATAGAATCTTTTGAGGATGAAGCAGTTTTAAATGAATATAAAACTACAAATAGTACCATTTCTACGAGTGAAGACCATTTTAAATTTGGTGATAAATCTTTAAAATGGACTTGGACAAATGTAGCTTCTGTAACTACTTCAAACTTTAAGTTTTTAACTTTAGATGAAAGTCCTTTGGCTTATGGAGATCATTTTCCTGCAAGTCCTACTTTACAAATGGATATCTATAATGAAATTCCTCAAAATGAAACAATAACTATTTCTTACCAAAAAAACGGACAAAAAGAAGTTTGGTTCGATATTGCTTTAACCTTTAAAGGATGGCGAACAATTTGGGTTCCTTTTTACGAAATGAAAGGAAATACCCCAAAAAAAGGAGCTATTATAGATTACGATTCTTTTAAAATTACCACAAATTCAAAAAGTGGAACTTTATATTTTGATGATATTATTTTTTCTCAATACCAAGATGACAGACATCAATATCCAGATGAAATTGTTCCATTTATTAAAGATGGCCAAGATTTAGCTAAAGATCATTGGATGCCATTAATTAGCAATTACAATCGTATAAAAAACGTAAAAGAAAAACCTATTTCTGTAGCTACAAGAATCGACTTAAAAAAGTTCGAGCAAAAAATTGATGCAGATTTAGTAATTCCAAAAAAATATAGGATTTATATTAATTCTTTAAAAGAAGACTTCAATAAATTAAATCTAAAGGATAATGGAGAAATAATTACAGGACCACCTTTAACTTTTCAAAGAAAACAATCTTTCTACGATAAAATACAACAAGGTAAGAATGAGTTTAATGATGTTGGTGAATTAGGTAAAATATTAAAAAAATTAGCTAATTTTCATAAAAGAGGTAATGCAGAAGAAACAGCAACAATTGAAGAAATGTTTTTAACCGGAACAAAATATTTTTTAGACCAAGGTTGGCAAGCAGGTTCTAATGGCGGAACAAGACATCATGTTGGTTACAATGTTAGAGAAATTACAGATGCATTCTTTATTATGCGAAGATTTTTATATGAAAAAGGCTTGTTAAAAGAAGTTGCAAGTAGCTTACATTGGTTATTTAATTTAGGAATGGTTTTAGACGACGAAAGTAAATTTCACGTAAATATAGACTATTTAAACACCCAAGCATATTATCATTTAAAGCTAATTTTCATGTTTGAAAAACAAGAAACACAAGCTAGAATGTTAAGTGCATATTCTAAATACATGTCTATTATTTTAGCACAACAAAAAGAAGAATGGGGTTTTAAAATAGATGGAACTGCTTGGCACCATAATGGACATTATCCTGCGTATGGAATTGGTGCTTTTCAAAATGTACCAAAAGTAATAAATACGTTAGCAAGAACAAGATTTAGAGTAAGAACAGAAGGCCATGAAAATTTTAGAAAAGCCTTTTTAGCATCCAGAATTTATAGTCAGAAATACAATTGGGGTTTTGGTAATGCTGGACGTCATCCATTAGAAAACAATGGAATAAATTCTCTAAAAGAAGAATTTTTATTGATGGCAAATGCTGGAGATCCGACAGGAAAAACTAAAATAGACAAGGAAGTTGCAGCAGCATATTTAAGACTTTGGGGAAAAGAGGATGTTTTAAACTCTACTTTATTTACTCAAATAAACGGAATAAATGAAGAAAATCTTACTGGTTTTTACACGTTTCCTTATGGAGCAACTGCTGTAAAAAGACAAAATGATTGGGCAGCAATTATTAAAGGATATAGCAAATATGTTTGGGCATCAGAAATTTATGTGGCTTCTAACAGGTATGGAAGATATCCTGCAAACGGAACCATACAATTATTGAATAAAAAAGGCGAAAAAGGAAGTGGTTTTAAACAAGAAGGTTGGGATTGGAACAGATATCCTGCAGCAACTGTTATCTATTTACCTTTTGAGGAATTAGAACCAAAAATGCCCTTAATTATGTTTCGTTCTGCAGAAACTTTTGCAGGAACTACAACTTTAGGAGAGAATGGAATTTTCGGAATGATTTTAAACGAAAGTAAAGGTTCTAATGCAGATGGAAATGAAGTAAATGTTGGTTTTCCTGGAAAGTTAAAAGCGAAGAAATCGGTATTTTCTTTTGGAAATAAATTAATTTGTATTGGTACAGATATTTCGAGTATCGATGCTAAAAATCCAACTCAAACAAACTTATTTCAAACATTTTTAAAAGATGAAAAAGATCTGATTTACATTCCTTCAGATGAAATTAAAAATTTTCCTTTTAAAGGAGAAATCCCTAAAAACAACGAACAAAAAAACTGGATTATAGATAATTATGGAAACGGATATCATATTTTATCTAATGATGCTGTTCAATTCAAAAAAGAAAAACAAAAATCATATCACAATAAATATTCTATCAATACTGGTAAAATGAATCCGAAAGGAAAAGGAGCAAAAGAAACTGAAGGTAATTATGCTTCTGCATGGATAAATCATGGTTTAGCACCAAAAAACGCCAATTATCAATATGTAATTTATCCATTCAATAATGAAGGAGAAATAAAGAATTTTGATCAAAAAGTAAAGAACGACAATTCTTATACCATTTTAAAAGCAGATGGAATTGCACACATTGTTAAAGATGAAAAAACAAATACTACAGGTTATGTTGTTTTTGAAGCTGATAAAAATGTAGAAAACGGAATTTTAAAATCGGTTTCTAAACCTGCCTTAATTATGGCAAGAAAAGACAGTACAAACAAAACAACATTAAGTGTAGTACAACCAGATTTAAATTTTCAACAAATAAGAAGTAACAGATATATCAACTTTAGTAGGCCTGTAAAATTTATGATTACACTGCATGGAAAATGGTCTGCTCCAATTTCAGAAAATGTGCTTTCAGTTGACAATTCTTCTGATACAACAATTATTTCTTTAGAATTAAAAGATGGTTTGTCTCACGAGGTTGTTTTAATAAAACTAAAGTCTTAA